A stretch of Hippoglossus hippoglossus isolate fHipHip1 chromosome 20, fHipHip1.pri, whole genome shotgun sequence DNA encodes these proteins:
- the foxh1 gene encoding forkhead box protein H1: MTKHWPEQSPMAPPALSHHIGEHHDHQLDFPRNAQQSFPITSGVTWDSPAQHWSLHPAQMVPQQPPRLEKLSARTEHLTGATAFMDKPVPPGASYANAQDAHYKQETINRDSWSNERKKSRNGDGKKKNYQRYPKPPYSYLAMIAMVIQRSPEKKLTLSEILKEISTLFPFFKGNYKGWRDSVRHNLSSYDCFVKVLKDPSKPQGKGNFWAVELSRVPLELLKRQNTAVSRQDETIFAQDLAPYILQGHKPESELTPDPVTSNLPMRSRNPSPSQEDLFRPKLDSSFAIDSLLHSLRPTSASGDVEVPTRDCWGDVERPLPSPPPRPRYASSARSASASSASPASTSSSSSDEEWKGLSLSGKRVPPDGEAGSDGYEDYRPPLHKSARREAVAPPWELPTSYAKYAPPNAVAPPSMRFNGGPLMPLHGGLPIYSYGSSPVAPGHFLSHAYWPILPSGRVQAPPLIMDLDNMLQSVPPNKSVFDVLVPANPNSHSHHQQPSQYTLQNGPPLNRYPQY, from the exons ATGACAAAGCACTGGCCGGAGCAGAGCCCCATGGCACCACCCGCTCTGTCCCACCACATCGGAGAGCACCACGACCATCAACTTGACTTCCCCAGAAATGCGCAGCAGAGTTTTCCTATTACCAGCGGCGTAACGTGGGACTCTCCGGCCCAACATTGGTCTCTCCACCCGGCTCAGATGGTTCCCCAGCAGCCGCCGCGCTTGGAGAAGCTCTCTGCGCGCACGGAACATCTCACCGGTGCCACGGCGTTCATGGATAAACCCGTGCCACCGGGTGCGTCATACGCGAATGCGCAAGATGCCCACTACAAACAGGAAACTATTAACCGAGACTCTTGGAGCAATGAAAGGAAGAAAAGTAGGAACGGCGATGGGAAGAAAAAGAACTATCAGCGTTACCCAAAACCACCGTACTCATATCTGGCTATGATCGCTATGGTCATCCAAAGGTCCCCGGAGAAGAAACTGACATTATCCGAG atCCTGAAGGAGATCAGCACCCTCTTCCCATTTTTTAAAGGAAACTACAAGGGCTGGCGGGACTCAGTGCGACACAACCTCTCCTCTTATGACTGCTTTGTTAAG GTGCTGAAGGACCCAAGCAAACCCCAGGGCAAAGGCAATTTCTGGGCAGTGGAGCTGAGCCGTGTTCCTCTGGAGCTCCTCAAGAGGCAGAACACGGCCGTGTCGCGCCAAGATGAGACCATCTTTGCCCAGGATCTGGCTCCCTACATCCTACAGGGACACAAGCCAGAATCTGAGCTGACCCCTGACCCTGTGACCTCCAACCTTCCCATGCGCTCCAGAAACCCCTCCCCATCACAGGAGGACTTGTTCCGACCAAAGCTGGACTCGTCCTTCGCCATCGACTCCCTGCTTCACAGCCTCAGGCCGACTAGTGCTTCTGGGGATGTGGAGGTGCCTACCAGGGACTGCTGGGGGGACGTGGAGCGCCCtctgccttctcctcctccacgaCCCCGCTATGCATCCTCTGCCCGTAGTGCCTCTGCCAGCTCTGCCAGCCCAGCTTCtacgtcttcttcctcctctgatgaGGAATGGAAGGGACTGTCCTTGTCTGGGAAGCGTGTTCCCCCAGATGGAGAAGCAGGGTCGGATGGGTATGAGGACTATAGGCCACCGCTGCACAAATCCGCCAGACGGGAGGCTGTTGCACCACCATGGGAGCTCCCTACATCCTACGCCAAATACGCTCCTCCCAATGCTGTTGCCCCACCCAGCATGCGGTTCAACGGCGGCCCCCTAATGCCGCTGCATGGCGGACTTCCCATTTATAGCTACGGTAGCTCCCCTGTAGCACCCGGTCACTTCTTAAGTCACGCATATTGGCCCATCCTGCCCAGTGGGCGAGTCCAAGCCCCCCCCCTCATCATGGACCTGGACAATATGTTGCAGTCTGTGCCTCCAAATAAGAGTGTGTTTGACGTCCTGGTACCGGCCAATCCGAACTCTCACTCACATCATCAACAACCGAGTCAGTACACCCTGCAGAATGGGCCTCCTTTAAACAGATACCCACAGTACTGA